A single window of Papio anubis isolate 15944 chromosome 8, Panubis1.0, whole genome shotgun sequence DNA harbors:
- the SORBS3 gene encoding vinexin isoform X5 — MARIPGVGRASASPSWEKKEESESDVVLLSPKDPDRGHAEEQLARPESSNLNPSMQGPPRSLPAGLSLDDFIPGHLQSHIGSSSRGTRVPVIRNGGSNTLNFQFHDPAPRTVCNGCYTPRQDASRHPDPTCYQTWPGPGSKPSASTKIPASQHAQNWSATWTKDSKRRDKRWVKYEGIGPVDESGMPIAPRSSVDSPRDWYRRMFQQIHRKMPDLQLDWTFEEPPRDPRHLGAQQRPAHRPGLAASSSGRSWDHSEELPRSTFSYRPGAFSTVLQPPNQVPRRREKGDNVWTEESWNQFLQELETGQRPKKPLVDDPGEKPSQPIEVLLERELAKLSAELDKDLRAIETRLPSPKSSPAPRRAPEQRPPAGPASAWSSSSPNAPYLGSARSLSPRRMADGGSPFLGRRDFVYPSSTRDPSASDGGISPARREEKKRKAARLKFDFQAQSPKELTLQKGDIVYIHKEVDKNWLEGEHHGRLGIFPANYVEVLPADEIPKPIKPPTYQVLEYGEAVAQYTFKGDLEVELSFRKGEHICLIRKVNENWYEGRITGTGRQGIFPASYVQVSREPRLRLCDDGPQLPASPRLTAAARSAHHPSSPSAPRSPADPTDWGGQTFPRRTGFSFSTQEPRPQTQNLGTPGPALSHPRGPSHPLDLGTSSPNASQIHWTPYRAMYQYRPQNEDELELREGDRVDVMQQCDDGWFVGVSRRTQKFGTFPGNYVAPV, encoded by the exons ATGGCCAGGATTCCTGGAGTCGGAAGAGCTTCAGCTTCACCATCttgggagaagaaggaagaaagtgaaagtGATGTGGTCCTTCTTAGTCCCAAGGACCCTGACAG AGGACACGCAGAGGAGCAGCTGGCTCGCCCTGAGTCCTCCAACCTTAACCCAAGCATGCAGGGCCCACCCCGAAGCCTCCCTGCTGGGCTCAGCCTGGACGACTTCATCCCTGGCCACCTCCAGTCCCACATAGGGTCTTCCTCCCGGGGGACACGG GTGCCCGTGATCCGGAATGGTGGCTCCAACACCCTTAATTTCCAGTTCCACGACCCCGCGCCCAGGACTGTGTGCAATGGCTGCTACACACCAAGACAAGATGCTTCCCGGCACCCGG ACCCCACATGTTATCAGACCTGGCCAGGCCCTGGGAGCAAGCCCTCTGCAAGCACAAAGATCCCTGCCTCCCAGCATGCCCAGAACTGGTCAGCCACGTGGACCAAGGACAGCAAGCGTCGGGACAAGCGCTGGGTCAAGTACGAGGGAATCGGGCCCGTGGATGAGAGCGGAATGCCTATTGCCCCGAGATCC AGTGTTGACAGCCCCAGAGACTGGTACCGGAGAATGTTCCAGCAGATTCACCGGAAAATGCCAG ACCTGCAGCTGGACTGGACCTTCGAGGAGCCACCCAGAG ACCCCAGGCATCTAGGAGCCCAGCAAAGACCTGCCCACAGGCCCGGCCTGGCAGCATCTTCCAGTGG AAGAAGCTGGGACCACTCTGAAGAGTTACCTAGAAGCACCTTCAGCTACAGACCTGGAGCGTTCTCCACTGTGCTGCAGCCCCCAAATCAG GTGCCCAGACGCCGAGAAAAAGGAGACAATGTCTGGACAGAAGAGTCCTGGAACCAGTTTCTGCAGGAACTAGAGACTGGGCAGAGG CCCAAGAAACCGCTGGTGGATGACCCTGGTGAGAAGCCCTCCCAGCCCATTGAG GTGCTGCTGGAGAGAGAGCTGGCCAAGCTGAGTGCCGAGCTGGACAAGGACCTACGGGCAATTGAGACCCGACTGCCGTCCCCCAAG AGCTCGCCTGCGCCCCGGCGGGCCCCGGAGCAGCGGCCCCCGGCCGG CCCGGCCTCAGCCTGGAGCTCCAGCTCCCCGAATGCACCTTACCTGGGTTCCGCCCGGTCCCTGAGCCCCCGCAGAATGGCTGATGGAGGAAGCCCCTTTCTAGGTCGGAGGGACTTTGTCTACCCTTCCTCAACCCGAG ACCCTAGTGCCTCTGACGGTGGGATCAGCCCAgccaggagggaagagaagaag AGGAAGGCCGCCAGGCTCAAGTTTGACTTCCAGGCGCAGTCTCCCAA GGAGCTGACTCTGCAGAAGGGTGACATTGTCTACATCCACAAGGAGGTGGACAAGAACTGGCTGGAGGGAGAGCACCATGGCCGCCTAGGCATCTTCCCTGCTAATTATGTGGAG GTGCTGCCTGCAGATGAGATCCCCAAGCCCATCAAGCCGCCGACCTACCAGGTGCTGGAGTATGGAGAGGCTGTGGCCCAGTACACCTTCAAGGGGGACCTGGAGGTGGAGCTGTCCTTCCGCAAG GGAGAGCACATCTGCCTGATCCGCAAAGTGAATGAGAACTGGTACGAGGGGCGCATCACGGGCACGGGGCGCCAAGGCATATTCCCCGCCAGCTACGTGCAGGTGTCTCGTGAACCCCGGCTCCGGCTCTGTGACGACGGCCCCCAGCTCCCCGCATCTCCCCGCCTGACTGCTGCCGCCCGTTCAGCCCATCACCCCAGCTCCCCCTCAGCCCCGCGCAGCCCAGCTGACCCCACCGACTGGGGAGGGCAGACCTTCCCCCGCCGCACTGGCTTCTCCTTCTCCACCCAGGAGCCTAGACCCCAGACCCAG AATCTTGGCACCCCTGGTCCAGCTCTGTCCCACCCTCGAGGTCCCAGCCATCCCCTGGACCTGGGGACCTCTTCTCCTAACGCCTCTCAGATACACTGGACCCC GTACCGGGCGATGTACCAGTACAGGCCCCAGAACGAAGATGAGCTGGAGCTGCGCGAGGGGGACAGGGTGGATGTCATGCAGCAGTGTGACGATGGCTGGTTTGTGG GTGTCTCCCGGAGGACCCAGAAATTCGGAACATTCCCTGGAAATTACGTTGCCCCGGTGTGA
- the SORBS3 gene encoding vinexin isoform X2 yields the protein MARIPGVGRASASPSWEKKEESESDVVLLSPKDPDRGHAEEQLARPESSNLNPSMQGPPRSLPAGLSLDDFIPGHLQSHIGSSSRGTRFHDPAPRTVCNGCYTPRQDASRHPDPTCYQTWPGPGSKPSASTKIPASQHAQNWSATWTKDSKRRDKRWVKYEGIGPVDESGMPIAPRSSVDSPRDWYRRMFQQIHRKMPDLQLDWTFEEPPRDPRHLGAQQRPAHRPGLAASSSGRSWDHSEELPRSTFSYRPGAFSTVLQPPNQVPRRREKGDNVWTEESWNQFLQELETGQRPKKPLVDDPGEKPSQPIEVLLERELAKLSAELDKDLRAIETRLPSPKSSPAPRRAPEQRPPAGPASAWSSSSPNAPYLGSARSLSPRRMADGGSPFLGRRDFVYPSSTRDPSASDGGISPARREEKKRKAARLKFDFQAQSPKELTLQKGDIVYIHKEVDKNWLEGEHHGRLGIFPANYVEVLPADEIPKPIKPPTYQVLEYGEAVAQYTFKGDLEVELSFRKGEHICLIRKVNENWYEGRITGTGRQGIFPASYVQVSREPRLRLCDDGPQLPASPRLTAAARSAHHPSSPSAPRSPADPTDWGGQTFPRRTGFSFSTQEPRPQTQNLGTPGPALSHPRGPSHPLDLGTSSPNASQIHWTPYRAMYQYRPQNEDELELREGDRVDVMQQCDDGWFVAGSSSLGGKGSGARSQPLRAGPRAALTKDKCRKPQVGLGLNQRDQPTRLHMASFPRVGWPCAGLIFRGWAVPTEKRVARSPLPLPKQVLRPEELGGCLGSPLTWQPTLPDLIPVQLPASLLTHPGP from the exons ATGGCCAGGATTCCTGGAGTCGGAAGAGCTTCAGCTTCACCATCttgggagaagaaggaagaaagtgaaagtGATGTGGTCCTTCTTAGTCCCAAGGACCCTGACAG AGGACACGCAGAGGAGCAGCTGGCTCGCCCTGAGTCCTCCAACCTTAACCCAAGCATGCAGGGCCCACCCCGAAGCCTCCCTGCTGGGCTCAGCCTGGACGACTTCATCCCTGGCCACCTCCAGTCCCACATAGGGTCTTCCTCCCGGGGGACACGG TTCCACGACCCCGCGCCCAGGACTGTGTGCAATGGCTGCTACACACCAAGACAAGATGCTTCCCGGCACCCGG ACCCCACATGTTATCAGACCTGGCCAGGCCCTGGGAGCAAGCCCTCTGCAAGCACAAAGATCCCTGCCTCCCAGCATGCCCAGAACTGGTCAGCCACGTGGACCAAGGACAGCAAGCGTCGGGACAAGCGCTGGGTCAAGTACGAGGGAATCGGGCCCGTGGATGAGAGCGGAATGCCTATTGCCCCGAGATCC AGTGTTGACAGCCCCAGAGACTGGTACCGGAGAATGTTCCAGCAGATTCACCGGAAAATGCCAG ACCTGCAGCTGGACTGGACCTTCGAGGAGCCACCCAGAG ACCCCAGGCATCTAGGAGCCCAGCAAAGACCTGCCCACAGGCCCGGCCTGGCAGCATCTTCCAGTGG AAGAAGCTGGGACCACTCTGAAGAGTTACCTAGAAGCACCTTCAGCTACAGACCTGGAGCGTTCTCCACTGTGCTGCAGCCCCCAAATCAG GTGCCCAGACGCCGAGAAAAAGGAGACAATGTCTGGACAGAAGAGTCCTGGAACCAGTTTCTGCAGGAACTAGAGACTGGGCAGAGG CCCAAGAAACCGCTGGTGGATGACCCTGGTGAGAAGCCCTCCCAGCCCATTGAG GTGCTGCTGGAGAGAGAGCTGGCCAAGCTGAGTGCCGAGCTGGACAAGGACCTACGGGCAATTGAGACCCGACTGCCGTCCCCCAAG AGCTCGCCTGCGCCCCGGCGGGCCCCGGAGCAGCGGCCCCCGGCCGG CCCGGCCTCAGCCTGGAGCTCCAGCTCCCCGAATGCACCTTACCTGGGTTCCGCCCGGTCCCTGAGCCCCCGCAGAATGGCTGATGGAGGAAGCCCCTTTCTAGGTCGGAGGGACTTTGTCTACCCTTCCTCAACCCGAG ACCCTAGTGCCTCTGACGGTGGGATCAGCCCAgccaggagggaagagaagaag AGGAAGGCCGCCAGGCTCAAGTTTGACTTCCAGGCGCAGTCTCCCAA GGAGCTGACTCTGCAGAAGGGTGACATTGTCTACATCCACAAGGAGGTGGACAAGAACTGGCTGGAGGGAGAGCACCATGGCCGCCTAGGCATCTTCCCTGCTAATTATGTGGAG GTGCTGCCTGCAGATGAGATCCCCAAGCCCATCAAGCCGCCGACCTACCAGGTGCTGGAGTATGGAGAGGCTGTGGCCCAGTACACCTTCAAGGGGGACCTGGAGGTGGAGCTGTCCTTCCGCAAG GGAGAGCACATCTGCCTGATCCGCAAAGTGAATGAGAACTGGTACGAGGGGCGCATCACGGGCACGGGGCGCCAAGGCATATTCCCCGCCAGCTACGTGCAGGTGTCTCGTGAACCCCGGCTCCGGCTCTGTGACGACGGCCCCCAGCTCCCCGCATCTCCCCGCCTGACTGCTGCCGCCCGTTCAGCCCATCACCCCAGCTCCCCCTCAGCCCCGCGCAGCCCAGCTGACCCCACCGACTGGGGAGGGCAGACCTTCCCCCGCCGCACTGGCTTCTCCTTCTCCACCCAGGAGCCTAGACCCCAGACCCAG AATCTTGGCACCCCTGGTCCAGCTCTGTCCCACCCTCGAGGTCCCAGCCATCCCCTGGACCTGGGGACCTCTTCTCCTAACGCCTCTCAGATACACTGGACCCC GTACCGGGCGATGTACCAGTACAGGCCCCAGAACGAAGATGAGCTGGAGCTGCGCGAGGGGGACAGGGTGGATGTCATGCAGCAGTGTGACGATGGCTGGTTTGTGG CTggctcctccagcctgggaggaaaAGGGAGTGGAGCAAGGTCCCAGCCCCTCAGGGCTGGCCCAAGGGCAGCTCTGACCAAGGACAAATGCAGGAAGCCTCAGGTTGGCCTCGGCCTGAATCAACGTGACCAACCTACCAGGCTTCACATGGCCTCTTTCCCCAGAGTGGGCTGGCCCTGTGCAGGTCTCATCTTCAGAGGATGGGCCGTCCCTACAGAGAAGAGAGTGGCCAGAagccccctgcccctccccaagcAGGTTTTGAGGCCTGAGGAGCTGGGGGGCTGCTTGGGCAGCCCCTTGACCTGGCAGCCCACCCTTCCTGATCTGATCCCAGTACAGCTGCCAGCCAGTCTCCTGACCCACCCAGGACCTTAA
- the SORBS3 gene encoding vinexin isoform X1, with product MARIPGVGRASASPSWEKKEESESDVVLLSPKDPDRGHAEEQLARPESSNLNPSMQGPPRSLPAGLSLDDFIPGHLQSHIGSSSRGTRVPVIRNGGSNTLNFQFHDPAPRTVCNGCYTPRQDASRHPDPTCYQTWPGPGSKPSASTKIPASQHAQNWSATWTKDSKRRDKRWVKYEGIGPVDESGMPIAPRSSVDSPRDWYRRMFQQIHRKMPDLQLDWTFEEPPRDPRHLGAQQRPAHRPGLAASSSGRSWDHSEELPRSTFSYRPGAFSTVLQPPNQVPRRREKGDNVWTEESWNQFLQELETGQRPKKPLVDDPGEKPSQPIEVLLERELAKLSAELDKDLRAIETRLPSPKSSPAPRRAPEQRPPAGPASAWSSSSPNAPYLGSARSLSPRRMADGGSPFLGRRDFVYPSSTRDPSASDGGISPARREEKKRKAARLKFDFQAQSPKELTLQKGDIVYIHKEVDKNWLEGEHHGRLGIFPANYVEVLPADEIPKPIKPPTYQVLEYGEAVAQYTFKGDLEVELSFRKGEHICLIRKVNENWYEGRITGTGRQGIFPASYVQVSREPRLRLCDDGPQLPASPRLTAAARSAHHPSSPSAPRSPADPTDWGGQTFPRRTGFSFSTQEPRPQTQNLGTPGPALSHPRGPSHPLDLGTSSPNASQIHWTPYRAMYQYRPQNEDELELREGDRVDVMQQCDDGWFVAGSSSLGGKGSGARSQPLRAGPRAALTKDKCRKPQVGLGLNQRDQPTRLHMASFPRVGWPCAGLIFRGWAVPTEKRVARSPLPLPKQVLRPEELGGCLGSPLTWQPTLPDLIPVQLPASLLTHPGP from the exons ATGGCCAGGATTCCTGGAGTCGGAAGAGCTTCAGCTTCACCATCttgggagaagaaggaagaaagtgaaagtGATGTGGTCCTTCTTAGTCCCAAGGACCCTGACAG AGGACACGCAGAGGAGCAGCTGGCTCGCCCTGAGTCCTCCAACCTTAACCCAAGCATGCAGGGCCCACCCCGAAGCCTCCCTGCTGGGCTCAGCCTGGACGACTTCATCCCTGGCCACCTCCAGTCCCACATAGGGTCTTCCTCCCGGGGGACACGG GTGCCCGTGATCCGGAATGGTGGCTCCAACACCCTTAATTTCCAGTTCCACGACCCCGCGCCCAGGACTGTGTGCAATGGCTGCTACACACCAAGACAAGATGCTTCCCGGCACCCGG ACCCCACATGTTATCAGACCTGGCCAGGCCCTGGGAGCAAGCCCTCTGCAAGCACAAAGATCCCTGCCTCCCAGCATGCCCAGAACTGGTCAGCCACGTGGACCAAGGACAGCAAGCGTCGGGACAAGCGCTGGGTCAAGTACGAGGGAATCGGGCCCGTGGATGAGAGCGGAATGCCTATTGCCCCGAGATCC AGTGTTGACAGCCCCAGAGACTGGTACCGGAGAATGTTCCAGCAGATTCACCGGAAAATGCCAG ACCTGCAGCTGGACTGGACCTTCGAGGAGCCACCCAGAG ACCCCAGGCATCTAGGAGCCCAGCAAAGACCTGCCCACAGGCCCGGCCTGGCAGCATCTTCCAGTGG AAGAAGCTGGGACCACTCTGAAGAGTTACCTAGAAGCACCTTCAGCTACAGACCTGGAGCGTTCTCCACTGTGCTGCAGCCCCCAAATCAG GTGCCCAGACGCCGAGAAAAAGGAGACAATGTCTGGACAGAAGAGTCCTGGAACCAGTTTCTGCAGGAACTAGAGACTGGGCAGAGG CCCAAGAAACCGCTGGTGGATGACCCTGGTGAGAAGCCCTCCCAGCCCATTGAG GTGCTGCTGGAGAGAGAGCTGGCCAAGCTGAGTGCCGAGCTGGACAAGGACCTACGGGCAATTGAGACCCGACTGCCGTCCCCCAAG AGCTCGCCTGCGCCCCGGCGGGCCCCGGAGCAGCGGCCCCCGGCCGG CCCGGCCTCAGCCTGGAGCTCCAGCTCCCCGAATGCACCTTACCTGGGTTCCGCCCGGTCCCTGAGCCCCCGCAGAATGGCTGATGGAGGAAGCCCCTTTCTAGGTCGGAGGGACTTTGTCTACCCTTCCTCAACCCGAG ACCCTAGTGCCTCTGACGGTGGGATCAGCCCAgccaggagggaagagaagaag AGGAAGGCCGCCAGGCTCAAGTTTGACTTCCAGGCGCAGTCTCCCAA GGAGCTGACTCTGCAGAAGGGTGACATTGTCTACATCCACAAGGAGGTGGACAAGAACTGGCTGGAGGGAGAGCACCATGGCCGCCTAGGCATCTTCCCTGCTAATTATGTGGAG GTGCTGCCTGCAGATGAGATCCCCAAGCCCATCAAGCCGCCGACCTACCAGGTGCTGGAGTATGGAGAGGCTGTGGCCCAGTACACCTTCAAGGGGGACCTGGAGGTGGAGCTGTCCTTCCGCAAG GGAGAGCACATCTGCCTGATCCGCAAAGTGAATGAGAACTGGTACGAGGGGCGCATCACGGGCACGGGGCGCCAAGGCATATTCCCCGCCAGCTACGTGCAGGTGTCTCGTGAACCCCGGCTCCGGCTCTGTGACGACGGCCCCCAGCTCCCCGCATCTCCCCGCCTGACTGCTGCCGCCCGTTCAGCCCATCACCCCAGCTCCCCCTCAGCCCCGCGCAGCCCAGCTGACCCCACCGACTGGGGAGGGCAGACCTTCCCCCGCCGCACTGGCTTCTCCTTCTCCACCCAGGAGCCTAGACCCCAGACCCAG AATCTTGGCACCCCTGGTCCAGCTCTGTCCCACCCTCGAGGTCCCAGCCATCCCCTGGACCTGGGGACCTCTTCTCCTAACGCCTCTCAGATACACTGGACCCC GTACCGGGCGATGTACCAGTACAGGCCCCAGAACGAAGATGAGCTGGAGCTGCGCGAGGGGGACAGGGTGGATGTCATGCAGCAGTGTGACGATGGCTGGTTTGTGG CTggctcctccagcctgggaggaaaAGGGAGTGGAGCAAGGTCCCAGCCCCTCAGGGCTGGCCCAAGGGCAGCTCTGACCAAGGACAAATGCAGGAAGCCTCAGGTTGGCCTCGGCCTGAATCAACGTGACCAACCTACCAGGCTTCACATGGCCTCTTTCCCCAGAGTGGGCTGGCCCTGTGCAGGTCTCATCTTCAGAGGATGGGCCGTCCCTACAGAGAAGAGAGTGGCCAGAagccccctgcccctccccaagcAGGTTTTGAGGCCTGAGGAGCTGGGGGGCTGCTTGGGCAGCCCCTTGACCTGGCAGCCCACCCTTCCTGATCTGATCCCAGTACAGCTGCCAGCCAGTCTCCTGACCCACCCAGGACCTTAA
- the SORBS3 gene encoding vinexin isoform X6 encodes MQGPPRSLPAGLSLDDFIPGHLQSHIGSSSRGTRVPVIRNGGSNTLNFQFHDPAPRTVCNGCYTPRQDASRHPDPTCYQTWPGPGSKPSASTKIPASQHAQNWSATWTKDSKRRDKRWVKYEGIGPVDESGMPIAPRSSVDSPRDWYRRMFQQIHRKMPDLQLDWTFEEPPRDPRHLGAQQRPAHRPGLAASSSGRSWDHSEELPRSTFSYRPGAFSTVLQPPNQVPRRREKGDNVWTEESWNQFLQELETGQRPKKPLVDDPGEKPSQPIEVLLERELAKLSAELDKDLRAIETRLPSPKSSPAPRRAPEQRPPAGPASAWSSSSPNAPYLGSARSLSPRRMADGGSPFLGRRDFVYPSSTRDPSASDGGISPARREEKKRKAARLKFDFQAQSPKELTLQKGDIVYIHKEVDKNWLEGEHHGRLGIFPANYVEVLPADEIPKPIKPPTYQVLEYGEAVAQYTFKGDLEVELSFRKGEHICLIRKVNENWYEGRITGTGRQGIFPASYVQVSREPRLRLCDDGPQLPASPRLTAAARSAHHPSSPSAPRSPADPTDWGGQTFPRRTGFSFSTQEPRPQTQNLGTPGPALSHPRGPSHPLDLGTSSPNASQIHWTPYRAMYQYRPQNEDELELREGDRVDVMQQCDDGWFVGVSRRTQKFGTFPGNYVAPV; translated from the exons ATGCAGGGCCCACCCCGAAGCCTCCCTGCTGGGCTCAGCCTGGACGACTTCATCCCTGGCCACCTCCAGTCCCACATAGGGTCTTCCTCCCGGGGGACACGG GTGCCCGTGATCCGGAATGGTGGCTCCAACACCCTTAATTTCCAGTTCCACGACCCCGCGCCCAGGACTGTGTGCAATGGCTGCTACACACCAAGACAAGATGCTTCCCGGCACCCGG ACCCCACATGTTATCAGACCTGGCCAGGCCCTGGGAGCAAGCCCTCTGCAAGCACAAAGATCCCTGCCTCCCAGCATGCCCAGAACTGGTCAGCCACGTGGACCAAGGACAGCAAGCGTCGGGACAAGCGCTGGGTCAAGTACGAGGGAATCGGGCCCGTGGATGAGAGCGGAATGCCTATTGCCCCGAGATCC AGTGTTGACAGCCCCAGAGACTGGTACCGGAGAATGTTCCAGCAGATTCACCGGAAAATGCCAG ACCTGCAGCTGGACTGGACCTTCGAGGAGCCACCCAGAG ACCCCAGGCATCTAGGAGCCCAGCAAAGACCTGCCCACAGGCCCGGCCTGGCAGCATCTTCCAGTGG AAGAAGCTGGGACCACTCTGAAGAGTTACCTAGAAGCACCTTCAGCTACAGACCTGGAGCGTTCTCCACTGTGCTGCAGCCCCCAAATCAG GTGCCCAGACGCCGAGAAAAAGGAGACAATGTCTGGACAGAAGAGTCCTGGAACCAGTTTCTGCAGGAACTAGAGACTGGGCAGAGG CCCAAGAAACCGCTGGTGGATGACCCTGGTGAGAAGCCCTCCCAGCCCATTGAG GTGCTGCTGGAGAGAGAGCTGGCCAAGCTGAGTGCCGAGCTGGACAAGGACCTACGGGCAATTGAGACCCGACTGCCGTCCCCCAAG AGCTCGCCTGCGCCCCGGCGGGCCCCGGAGCAGCGGCCCCCGGCCGG CCCGGCCTCAGCCTGGAGCTCCAGCTCCCCGAATGCACCTTACCTGGGTTCCGCCCGGTCCCTGAGCCCCCGCAGAATGGCTGATGGAGGAAGCCCCTTTCTAGGTCGGAGGGACTTTGTCTACCCTTCCTCAACCCGAG ACCCTAGTGCCTCTGACGGTGGGATCAGCCCAgccaggagggaagagaagaag AGGAAGGCCGCCAGGCTCAAGTTTGACTTCCAGGCGCAGTCTCCCAA GGAGCTGACTCTGCAGAAGGGTGACATTGTCTACATCCACAAGGAGGTGGACAAGAACTGGCTGGAGGGAGAGCACCATGGCCGCCTAGGCATCTTCCCTGCTAATTATGTGGAG GTGCTGCCTGCAGATGAGATCCCCAAGCCCATCAAGCCGCCGACCTACCAGGTGCTGGAGTATGGAGAGGCTGTGGCCCAGTACACCTTCAAGGGGGACCTGGAGGTGGAGCTGTCCTTCCGCAAG GGAGAGCACATCTGCCTGATCCGCAAAGTGAATGAGAACTGGTACGAGGGGCGCATCACGGGCACGGGGCGCCAAGGCATATTCCCCGCCAGCTACGTGCAGGTGTCTCGTGAACCCCGGCTCCGGCTCTGTGACGACGGCCCCCAGCTCCCCGCATCTCCCCGCCTGACTGCTGCCGCCCGTTCAGCCCATCACCCCAGCTCCCCCTCAGCCCCGCGCAGCCCAGCTGACCCCACCGACTGGGGAGGGCAGACCTTCCCCCGCCGCACTGGCTTCTCCTTCTCCACCCAGGAGCCTAGACCCCAGACCCAG AATCTTGGCACCCCTGGTCCAGCTCTGTCCCACCCTCGAGGTCCCAGCCATCCCCTGGACCTGGGGACCTCTTCTCCTAACGCCTCTCAGATACACTGGACCCC GTACCGGGCGATGTACCAGTACAGGCCCCAGAACGAAGATGAGCTGGAGCTGCGCGAGGGGGACAGGGTGGATGTCATGCAGCAGTGTGACGATGGCTGGTTTGTGG GTGTCTCCCGGAGGACCCAGAAATTCGGAACATTCCCTGGAAATTACGTTGCCCCGGTGTGA